Proteins encoded in a region of the Stieleria neptunia genome:
- the rbsK gene encoding ribokinase yields the protein MSSPVTTTHERSKPKIAVLGSINMDLVIRCDQLPRPGETVSARSMSEVPGGKGANQAVAAARCGGAVRMIGCVGDDGFGQKLLNNLLNESIDCSAVLTAQACESGLAIVSVENSGENAIIVIPGANARLSAEDIQRAESAFADCDVLMVQLETPQPTVLAGIQAAKRAGVKVILDPAPAATLSDELFDVDLICPNESEATAIVGGRLESIEDAAEIAKRLHAKGPAAVAITLAARGTMLYDGATIELIPSIKVDAVDTTAAGDAFAGAVAVRWAATGSLRQAIQWANLAGALAASRAGAQPSLPARQQIDSASS from the coding sequence CGTGTTGGGATCGATCAACATGGATCTGGTGATTCGCTGCGATCAGTTGCCCAGACCGGGCGAGACGGTTTCGGCACGCTCGATGTCCGAAGTCCCCGGTGGAAAGGGGGCCAATCAAGCGGTCGCGGCGGCGCGGTGCGGTGGCGCGGTGCGAATGATCGGCTGTGTCGGCGACGACGGGTTTGGTCAAAAACTGCTCAACAACCTGCTGAACGAATCGATCGATTGCAGCGCCGTCTTGACCGCCCAGGCTTGTGAAAGTGGGCTTGCGATTGTCAGCGTGGAAAACAGCGGCGAGAACGCGATCATCGTGATCCCCGGCGCCAACGCGCGGCTTTCCGCCGAAGACATCCAGCGTGCCGAATCTGCCTTCGCCGACTGTGACGTGTTGATGGTTCAATTGGAAACACCCCAGCCGACGGTGCTGGCGGGAATTCAAGCGGCCAAGCGGGCGGGCGTTAAAGTGATCCTGGATCCCGCGCCGGCGGCAACGCTCAGCGACGAACTGTTTGACGTCGACCTGATCTGTCCGAACGAATCCGAGGCCACCGCGATCGTCGGTGGCCGTTTGGAATCGATCGAAGACGCCGCGGAGATTGCCAAGCGTCTGCACGCCAAGGGGCCGGCCGCCGTCGCGATCACGTTGGCGGCCCGCGGCACGATGCTGTACGACGGCGCGACCATCGAGCTGATCCCGTCGATCAAGGTCGACGCCGTCGACACGACCGCCGCCGGTGACGCGTTTGCCGGCGCCGTGGCCGTCCGCTGGGCGGCAACCGGGTCGCTTCGCCAAGCCATCCAGTGGGCCAATCTGGCCGGCGCCCTGGCCGCGTCCCGCGCCGGGGCGCAACCGAGTTTGCCGGCCCGTCAACAAATCGATTCCGCGTCTTCGTAG
- a CDS encoding sugar ABC transporter substrate-binding protein, which yields MRHFLFPILFAVAVSGCSSKSDTSTAQSNSDATDDRPKVALMMKSLANEFFSTMAEGAKTHQSQHADEYELIVNGIKDERDLSRQVALVDEMVAAGADAIVIAPADSKALVPSLRKAINKGVVVINIDNQLDAEVLASEGVTVPFVGPDNQAGAKQVGDYLAEKLTAGDKVAILEGIRTSFNSQQRVAGFEASMKAAGVEIVSSQSAEWEMAKANSIAASILSEHPDIKAILAANDSMALGAIAAVKSAGKTGDVLVVGFDNISAVQQAIRDGKILATADQYGDKLAVFGIETALQLINGETDKPSDVETPVDLVTAESL from the coding sequence ATGCGTCACTTCTTGTTTCCGATCCTGTTCGCCGTCGCGGTGTCGGGATGTTCGTCGAAATCCGACACCTCGACTGCCCAATCGAATTCGGACGCCACCGACGATCGTCCCAAAGTCGCGTTGATGATGAAGTCGTTGGCCAACGAGTTTTTTTCGACGATGGCCGAAGGCGCCAAGACGCATCAAAGTCAACATGCCGATGAGTATGAATTGATCGTCAACGGCATCAAAGACGAACGCGACCTGAGCCGACAAGTAGCGTTGGTCGATGAAATGGTTGCCGCCGGTGCCGATGCGATTGTGATCGCGCCGGCCGATTCCAAGGCGTTGGTCCCCTCGCTGCGAAAAGCGATCAACAAGGGCGTCGTCGTGATCAACATCGACAACCAGTTGGACGCCGAAGTGCTGGCCAGCGAAGGGGTGACGGTCCCGTTCGTCGGTCCGGACAACCAAGCCGGGGCGAAGCAGGTCGGTGACTACTTGGCCGAAAAGTTAACCGCCGGCGACAAGGTCGCAATTCTCGAAGGCATTCGGACGTCGTTCAATTCCCAACAACGAGTAGCGGGGTTCGAAGCGTCGATGAAAGCCGCCGGCGTCGAGATCGTTTCCAGCCAAAGTGCCGAGTGGGAAATGGCCAAAGCGAATTCTATCGCGGCGTCGATCTTGAGCGAGCACCCGGATATCAAAGCCATTTTGGCGGCCAACGATTCCATGGCCCTCGGCGCGATCGCCGCAGTCAAGTCGGCCGGAAAAACGGGCGACGTCCTGGTCGTCGGGTTCGACAATATCTCCGCCGTCCAACAGGCCATTCGTGATGGAAAAATCTTGGCGACGGCCGATCAGTACGGTGACAAACTGGCGGTGTTCGGGATCGAGACGGCGCTGCAATTGATCAACGGGGAAACCGACAAGCCGAGTGACGTCGAAACGCCCGTCGACCTGGTTACGGCAGAATCACTGTGA
- a CDS encoding sugar ABC transporter ATP-binding protein — MTKRYGNVTVLRDVDFDLRRGEIHALLGANGAGKSTLCKMIAGLTEVTAGGMRIEGDGYAPHHKQAAESAGVQIIQQELNLIATLSVAENLLLNRLPSIAGIVSSRTLHRQARAALDRLQLDDVDTHTVVGDLGVGRRQMVEIAAALARECKILILDEPTAALSGSETKLLFDQLSQLRDRGVGMIYISHRLDEVKRIADRVTVLRDGRHVGTEDAESMSTDQMVQRMSGELSEERFGGEIHQRPQPSTALGGDADRRSKSAVLEVQGLCCGMVRDVSFEVLPGETFGIAGLVGSGRTELLRAIFGADRAESGHVCVSGKRPTRFGHPSQAVAAGLAMVTEDRKQNGLLLRQSIRCNTSLSAMVQRFSRFGVITPAREASVAGEMCRAMETRCTSIEQSVGTLSGGNQQKVAIAKWLTRDADVFLFDEPTRGIDVGARRRIYELFEELASAGKGILIVSSDLDELMETCDRIAVMSAGRLVETRERSSWNEDAILQASFAGHRTKESQSLTGT; from the coding sequence ATGACAAAACGTTACGGCAACGTGACGGTGCTGCGCGACGTCGACTTTGATCTGCGCCGCGGCGAGATTCACGCGCTGCTCGGTGCCAACGGCGCCGGCAAGTCAACCTTGTGCAAGATGATCGCCGGGCTGACCGAGGTGACCGCCGGCGGCATGCGGATCGAAGGCGACGGGTATGCGCCGCATCACAAACAGGCCGCCGAATCGGCCGGCGTGCAGATCATCCAACAGGAATTGAATCTGATTGCGACCCTCAGCGTCGCCGAAAACCTGTTGCTGAATCGTCTGCCGTCGATCGCCGGGATCGTTTCAAGTCGCACGCTGCATCGCCAGGCTCGCGCCGCACTGGACCGGTTGCAATTGGACGACGTCGACACCCACACGGTGGTCGGAGACCTGGGCGTCGGCCGTCGGCAAATGGTGGAGATCGCCGCCGCGCTGGCCCGCGAGTGCAAGATCCTGATCTTGGACGAACCCACCGCGGCACTCAGTGGCAGCGAGACGAAGTTGTTGTTCGACCAACTCAGTCAGCTTCGCGATCGCGGCGTCGGGATGATCTACATCTCGCACCGTTTGGACGAAGTCAAACGGATCGCCGATCGAGTCACCGTGCTGCGAGACGGCCGTCACGTCGGCACCGAAGACGCCGAATCGATGAGCACCGACCAGATGGTCCAGCGGATGAGCGGCGAGCTGTCCGAGGAACGTTTCGGGGGCGAGATCCATCAACGCCCCCAGCCGTCGACCGCATTGGGCGGCGATGCCGATCGTCGCAGCAAATCGGCCGTGCTGGAGGTCCAGGGGCTTTGCTGTGGCATGGTCCGCGACGTTTCGTTTGAAGTCCTGCCCGGAGAAACGTTTGGCATCGCGGGTTTGGTCGGATCGGGGCGGACCGAATTGCTGCGCGCGATCTTTGGCGCCGATCGCGCCGAATCCGGGCACGTTTGCGTTTCGGGAAAACGTCCCACGCGGTTCGGGCATCCGTCCCAAGCGGTCGCGGCCGGCTTGGCGATGGTGACCGAAGATCGCAAGCAGAACGGATTGTTGCTGCGGCAATCGATTCGCTGCAACACGTCACTGAGTGCGATGGTCCAACGGTTTTCACGGTTCGGCGTGATCACGCCCGCACGCGAAGCGTCGGTCGCCGGGGAAATGTGTCGCGCGATGGAAACACGTTGCACCAGCATCGAACAGAGTGTGGGAACGCTCAGCGGCGGCAATCAACAAAAGGTCGCGATCGCGAAATGGCTGACCCGCGACGCCGACGTCTTTCTGTTTGATGAACCGACGCGGGGCATCGATGTCGGCGCCCGGCGAAGGATTTATGAACTGTTCGAGGAACTGGCATCGGCGGGCAAGGGGATCTTGATCGTCAGCAGTGATTTGGACGAGCTGATGGAGACCTGTGATCGGATCGCCGTGATGTCGGCCGGGCGCCTGGTGGAGACCCGCGAGCGGTCGTCGTGGAACGAAGATGCCATTTTGCAGGCGAGTTTTGCCGGGCATCGAACCAAAGAATCTCAAAGTTTAACCGGAACATGA
- a CDS encoding ABC transporter permease, protein MKQKLTQSFLQYAGLLGVLVLLIAVFSLSSKNFFQTQTLVTIANSNPDLIFVSVGMTLVLIVAGIDLSVGSLLALGSAVIGVLMVRHEWSLPAAFSVCLLVTGLCGLFNGFVSVWFSIPSFIVSLGMLEMARGGTKVITDSQTMYIGSRVEAFGEPLQGVPLSPAFLVAVMAVIAGQFLLTKTVFGRYCVAIGTNEEAVRMSGIRTAPITIAAFMILGLLCGLASLSQTSRLSSADPNAAIGLELSAIAACVIGGTSLMGGRGSVVASFIGVLIIAVLQSGLAQLGVEDAIKQLITGAVIITAVLLDALRVRWGKKSG, encoded by the coding sequence ATGAAACAAAAGTTGACCCAATCGTTTTTGCAGTACGCCGGACTCTTGGGAGTGTTGGTGCTGCTGATCGCGGTGTTTTCGCTCAGTTCAAAGAACTTCTTTCAGACCCAGACGCTGGTCACGATTGCGAATTCCAACCCGGACCTGATCTTCGTGTCGGTCGGCATGACGTTGGTCTTGATCGTCGCCGGGATCGACTTGTCGGTCGGATCCTTGTTGGCGCTCGGATCGGCGGTGATCGGGGTGTTGATGGTGCGACACGAGTGGAGTTTGCCGGCGGCGTTTTCGGTTTGCTTGTTGGTCACGGGCTTGTGTGGTTTGTTCAACGGGTTTGTGTCGGTTTGGTTTTCGATCCCATCGTTCATCGTCAGCTTGGGCATGTTGGAGATGGCACGCGGCGGGACGAAGGTGATCACGGATTCCCAGACGATGTACATCGGCAGTCGCGTCGAAGCGTTCGGGGAACCGTTGCAAGGGGTGCCGTTGTCACCGGCGTTCCTGGTCGCGGTGATGGCGGTGATTGCGGGGCAGTTCCTGCTGACGAAAACCGTCTTCGGGCGTTATTGCGTGGCCATCGGGACAAATGAAGAAGCGGTGCGGATGAGCGGGATTCGGACGGCGCCGATCACGATCGCGGCCTTCATGATTTTGGGGCTGTTGTGCGGACTGGCGTCGCTGTCGCAAACCAGCCGATTGTCCAGTGCGGACCCCAACGCGGCGATCGGGTTAGAGCTTTCGGCGATCGCGGCTTGTGTGATCGGCGGGACCAGTTTGATGGGCGGACGCGGCAGCGTGGTCGCGTCCTTCATCGGCGTCTTGATCATCGCCGTGCTGCAATCCGGCCTGGCGCAGCTGGGCGTCGAAGACGCCATCAAACAACTGATCACCGGAGCCGTCATCATCACCGCCGTCCTCCTCGACGCCCTCCGAGTCCGCTGGGGAAAAAAATCGGGGTGA
- a CDS encoding GxxExxY protein — protein sequence MPVEVLGEVRAVEEQVFADVCYKVMGRVFAVRKTMGPFFRELIYQKKICESFPQTQVEVPIIVSQDQFRQEYYLDTVFDAVAVFEWKAVQRLNSRHRAQLLNYLMLCELERGKLVNLRPETIEHEFVNSPLSRKQRQSFALHRSDFIPQGQSEQDWTEFMVAALRDWGTGLDLHLYESATEHIFGGAEKTLQEVAVHCGRQFLGNQKTRITPEGSIVKVTALNKHKQSFLENIRRFLRYVKIPVVQWLNISSDTVTFQTIRRS from the coding sequence ATGCCGGTTGAGGTTTTGGGCGAAGTTCGCGCGGTCGAGGAGCAGGTTTTTGCGGACGTCTGTTACAAGGTAATGGGGCGTGTGTTTGCAGTCCGGAAGACGATGGGACCGTTCTTCCGAGAACTGATCTATCAGAAGAAGATTTGTGAGAGCTTTCCACAGACACAAGTAGAAGTCCCGATCATCGTTTCGCAGGACCAGTTTAGACAGGAGTACTATCTCGACACTGTCTTTGACGCCGTGGCTGTCTTTGAGTGGAAAGCGGTGCAGCGTCTCAATTCAAGGCACCGAGCACAATTGCTCAATTACCTCATGCTCTGTGAACTCGAGCGGGGAAAACTCGTCAACTTGCGTCCCGAGACCATAGAGCACGAATTCGTGAATTCTCCGCTCAGCCGAAAACAGAGACAATCGTTTGCTCTCCATCGAAGTGACTTCATCCCACAAGGCCAGTCGGAACAGGACTGGACAGAGTTCATGGTCGCCGCCCTACGCGACTGGGGTACGGGGTTGGATTTGCATCTGTACGAATCAGCGACGGAACACATCTTTGGCGGAGCTGAAAAGACGCTGCAAGAAGTAGCCGTCCATTGCGGACGCCAATTCCTCGGAAATCAGAAAACACGGATCACCCCGGAAGGCTCCATCGTCAAAGTCACCGCACTCAACAAACACAAGCAATCTTTCCTGGAAAACATCCGCCGATTCCTTCGCTACGTCAAAATTCCTGTCGTGCAGTGGCTGAACATCTCAAGCGACACCGTGACGTTTCAAACGATCCGACGGTCCTGA